A DNA window from Aureibaculum sp. 2308TA14-22 contains the following coding sequences:
- a CDS encoding toxin-antitoxin system YwqK family antitoxin produces MRIILLLLIIFFSKTIYAQDSIVNFLDGKNNVTTAENARNIRIIVKRDSIWEMTIYKRGGFPVRKGFYKTKDLKVPQGQFQNFSKSGIVTAVTNYNKNGLKDGVAVFWFKDGAISHKGIYKNGKKEGVWNYYHHNGKLASRVYAKNNDILKYQVWDENGKSLNDTIICKKPTFKGGNKKFIALIKRDLVSKISYDVKGKIYVDFIIDFDGSINEITISEKVPKKFEQQIISFFRNLPYWNPRIHMNRKVQTEYNIPLKFASK; encoded by the coding sequence ATGAGAATTATTTTACTTCTATTAATCATTTTTTTTTCTAAAACTATATATGCCCAAGATTCAATAGTTAATTTTCTGGATGGAAAAAATAATGTTACTACCGCTGAAAATGCAAGGAACATAAGAATTATTGTAAAAAGAGATAGCATTTGGGAGATGACAATCTATAAACGAGGAGGTTTTCCAGTAAGAAAAGGTTTTTATAAAACGAAAGACTTAAAAGTGCCTCAAGGCCAATTTCAAAATTTCTCTAAATCTGGGATTGTTACTGCGGTAACTAATTACAATAAGAATGGGCTTAAGGATGGTGTGGCTGTTTTTTGGTTTAAAGATGGTGCAATATCCCATAAAGGGATTTACAAGAATGGTAAAAAAGAAGGGGTTTGGAATTACTATCACCACAATGGAAAACTTGCTAGTAGAGTTTATGCAAAAAATAATGACATATTAAAATACCAGGTTTGGGACGAAAACGGTAAATCGCTTAATGACACAATTATTTGCAAAAAACCAACTTTTAAAGGTGGTAATAAAAAATTTATTGCATTAATAAAACGTGATTTAGTGTCAAAAATAAGTTATGATGTTAAAGGTAAAATATATGTTGATTTCATTATTGATTTTGATGGTAGTATAAATGAGATTACAATTTCCGAAAAAGTCCCAAAGAAATTTGAACAACAAATTATTTCATTTTTTAGAAATTTACCTTATTGGAATCCACGGATACATATGAATAGAAAAGTGCAAACAGAATATAATATACCATTGAAATTTGCTTCAAAATAA
- the mnmA gene encoding tRNA 2-thiouridine(34) synthase MnmA, with protein sequence MKRVVVGLSGGVDSSVAAFLLKEQGYEVIGLFMKNWHDDSVTISNECPWLEDSNDAMLVADKLGIPFQVVDLSVEYKERIVDYMFREYKLGRTPNPDVLCNREIKFDVFLKIALELGADFVATGHYCRKGIVKENEKEIYQLLAGKDNNKDQSYFLCQLSQQQLAKTLFPIGELTKPEVRQIATDLDLITAEKKDSQGLCFIGKVRLPEFLQQKLQPKEGVIIQIPDDSDVYVKSQLKFENKVEELAFKAEKFQYNINDGKVVGKHQGAHYFTKGQRKGLGVGGTVEPLFVIETDVEENVIYAGEGKNHKGLYRNVLFVANDEIHWIREDLMLANGEKMQVKARIRYRQELEKATLHKVKGGLYVEFENKQSAITEGQFVAWYQDDELLGSGVIS encoded by the coding sequence ATGAAAAGAGTAGTAGTAGGGCTTTCTGGAGGAGTAGATTCAAGTGTTGCAGCATTTTTATTAAAAGAGCAAGGCTATGAAGTTATAGGATTGTTTATGAAAAATTGGCATGATGATTCTGTTACCATTTCTAATGAATGTCCATGGTTGGAAGATAGTAATGACGCTATGCTTGTCGCCGATAAGTTAGGAATTCCTTTTCAGGTTGTAGATTTGAGTGTTGAATACAAGGAACGTATTGTTGACTATATGTTTCGTGAATATAAATTAGGGAGAACACCGAACCCAGATGTGCTTTGTAATAGAGAAATTAAATTTGATGTTTTTTTAAAAATAGCTTTGGAGTTGGGTGCTGATTTTGTGGCAACCGGTCATTATTGTCGTAAAGGGATTGTAAAAGAAAACGAAAAAGAAATATATCAACTGCTAGCAGGTAAAGACAATAATAAAGACCAATCCTATTTTTTATGTCAATTGTCTCAACAACAATTAGCAAAAACACTTTTTCCAATTGGGGAATTAACAAAACCTGAGGTTAGACAAATTGCTACGGATTTAGATTTGATAACTGCTGAGAAAAAAGATTCACAAGGTTTATGTTTTATAGGCAAAGTGCGTTTGCCAGAATTTTTACAACAAAAGTTACAACCAAAAGAAGGTGTAATTATTCAGATTCCTGATGATTCTGATGTTTATGTAAAATCTCAACTTAAATTTGAGAATAAAGTAGAAGAGCTCGCTTTTAAAGCAGAGAAATTTCAATATAATATAAATGATGGAAAAGTAGTTGGTAAACATCAAGGGGCACATTATTTTACCAAAGGTCAACGTAAAGGGTTGGGAGTAGGGGGTACCGTTGAACCTCTTTTTGTCATAGAAACGGATGTTGAAGAAAATGTTATTTATGCCGGAGAAGGTAAAAACCATAAAGGACTATACAGAAATGTATTATTTGTAGCTAATGATGAAATTCACTGGATTCGTGAAGACTTAATGTTAGCTAACGGAGAGAAAATGCAAGTTAAAGCAAGAATTAGATATAGACAAGAATTGGAAAAAGCAACTTTACACAAGGTAAAAGGTGGATTATATGTGGAGTTTGAAAATAAACAGTCAGCAATTACCGAAGGCCAGTTTGTAGCTTGGTATCAAGATGATGAGCTGTTGGGTTCTGGGGTTATTTCTTAA
- a CDS encoding fasciclin domain-containing protein produces the protein MKKLSKLFTGLLILFLAFSFVSCDDDDDPKQPEIKTITDFVKANEANYGLLLEALTKADGGLATVLDGAGPYTVFAPNDAAFTAFLSANGFANIDAVPSDVLSQILLNHVVSGAVRSTDLATGYIETLSTAAPGSNKLNMHVNIEGGVTLNGVSKVTAADNILENGVVHLVDAVIGLPTIVTFATADPNFSTLVAALTRADQPDFVSILSTPDGSDPAPFTVFAPTNDAFGSLLTELEASGLDDIDKETLTATLNHHVVGGANVLSTSLSDNMTVGTLGGDITANITGGATLTDANDRVSNIVAVDVQAANGVIHAIDKVILPPLN, from the coding sequence ATGAAAAAACTATCGAAATTATTTACTGGATTATTAATCTTATTCCTTGCATTCTCATTTGTATCATGTGATGACGATGACGATCCAAAACAACCAGAAATTAAAACAATTACTGATTTTGTCAAAGCAAACGAAGCCAACTATGGTCTTTTGCTTGAAGCTTTGACCAAAGCTGACGGAGGATTAGCAACTGTATTAGATGGTGCCGGACCATATACTGTTTTTGCTCCTAACGATGCTGCGTTTACAGCATTTCTCTCGGCAAATGGATTTGCAAATATAGATGCTGTACCATCTGATGTTCTATCTCAAATTCTATTGAACCACGTTGTATCGGGTGCTGTAAGATCTACAGATTTAGCAACTGGGTATATTGAAACATTATCTACAGCTGCTCCTGGATCTAACAAACTAAATATGCATGTTAATATTGAGGGTGGTGTTACACTTAATGGTGTTTCAAAAGTAACTGCTGCAGATAATATTTTAGAAAATGGTGTAGTACATTTGGTTGATGCAGTTATAGGTTTACCAACAATAGTAACTTTTGCTACGGCTGATCCGAATTTTTCAACATTGGTTGCTGCTCTAACTCGAGCTGATCAACCTGATTTTGTTTCAATTTTATCAACTCCTGATGGATCTGACCCTGCTCCTTTCACAGTGTTTGCTCCAACTAATGATGCCTTTGGAAGTTTACTAACTGAATTAGAAGCATCTGGGCTTGACGATATTGATAAGGAGACGTTAACAGCTACATTAAATCATCATGTAGTTGGTGGTGCAAATGTTTTATCAACATCTTTAAGTGATAACATGACTGTTGGAACTCTTGGTGGAGACATAACAGCAAACATCACTGGAGGTGCAACACTTACTGATGCCAACGACAGAGTAAGTAATATAGTAGCAGTTGATGTACAAGCTGCAAATGGAGTTATTCATGCAATAGATAAAGTAATATTACCTCCATTAAATTAA
- a CDS encoding toxin-antitoxin system YwqK family antitoxin, with translation MKKIKLPYVFLILAILSSHYSFSQNDVNQLDENGKRHGIWKKYYSNDRIRYQGTFEHGKEVGIFKYYSAAQSEYPNVIKEYKSKGGVADVSFYNDNGLLLSKGKMKGKNRVGKWQFYHEDGKTIMSEENYVDGKLEGDYKTFYNSGKPTEVGYYKNGKLDSVYRKYSIKGHLYQHFHYKNGMLNGKAVYYNRKTGELTTKGEFKDDKKVGTWENYVDGELVSTEQPNKKKPRPKKLKKEGQ, from the coding sequence CGCAAAATGACGTTAATCAATTAGATGAAAACGGTAAGAGACATGGTATTTGGAAAAAGTATTATAGTAACGACAGAATACGATACCAAGGTACTTTTGAACATGGTAAAGAAGTAGGTATTTTTAAATACTATTCCGCCGCTCAATCTGAGTATCCTAATGTTATAAAAGAATATAAAAGCAAAGGTGGTGTTGCGGATGTTAGTTTTTACAATGATAATGGATTGTTGCTTAGCAAAGGAAAAATGAAAGGTAAAAATAGAGTGGGGAAGTGGCAATTTTACCATGAAGATGGTAAGACTATTATGTCAGAAGAAAACTATGTTGATGGTAAATTGGAAGGCGATTATAAAACTTTTTATAATTCTGGAAAGCCAACAGAAGTTGGATACTATAAAAATGGTAAGTTAGATAGTGTTTACAGAAAATATTCTATAAAAGGCCATTTATACCAACACTTTCACTATAAAAATGGTATGTTAAACGGTAAAGCCGTTTACTACAATAGAAAAACGGGAGAACTAACAACAAAAGGAGAGTTTAAGGACGATAAGAAGGTAGGTACTTGGGAAAATTACGTTGACGGAGAATTGGTAAGTACAGAACAGCCTAATAAAAAGAAGCCACGCCCAAAAAAACTGAAAAAGGAAGGTCAATAA